A genomic stretch from Candidatus Bathyanammoxibius amoris includes:
- the purL gene encoding phosphoribosylformylglycinamidine synthase subunit PurL, with translation MTHTRIEIFQKPELPDHAGEEILAEIHSLGIQTIEQVRTKDIYLIEGELSDRDIEKICTELLADVVVQDYAFNSHRPSPGKEAGHTIEVVRKPGVMDPVEFTAIRGIKDLGLEVKSLKRTRQYGLKGRLTGEELSDIAARILSNSTIEDVFIDSKEIPHTRPPRDYVFKKISVPLLGASPEALVEMSRQRQLYLSLEEMLSVQEYFKEAGREPTDIELETIAQTWSEHCMHKTLRGLVEYNGEIIDNLLKETIMKATRELRKPWCMSVFEDNAGIIEFNKDYGVCFKVETHNHPSAIEPYGGASTGIGGVIRDILGCGLGAKPIMNTDVFCFGPPDMPYDRVPGGALHPRRVFKGVVRGVRDYGNRMGIPTANGAIFFDERYVGNPLVFCGNVGLIPRERCEKRVLAGDLIVLVGGRTGRDGIHGATFSSVELTDESDTVSSGAVQIGNPITEKKTTDLLLEARDRGLFRSITDCGAGGLSSAVGEMGKDLGAVVDLDTVPIKYRGLSYWEIWVSEAQERMVLAVPPQNAERLISLFDSEDVEATVIGSFSSDMTLTLRYEGKVVGELDMEFLHEGLPRVVRKAEWTPERHPEPDLPEKNDYTEDLLKILSSWNVCSKESVIREYDHEVQGGCVLKPLQGVRNDGPGDATIVTPILGSNRGVIVSCGMNPKYGDIDPYHMAACAIDEALRQIISVGGDLKTTALLDNFCWGNTQLPDRLGGLVRAAQACYHMALYFGTPFISGKDSLNNEFSAGGDTICIPPTLLISAISVMEDVRKAVSMDAKTPGDLIIMVGPTRAELGGSHYYHIHGHVGNEVPRVDTHKAKNIMDALSKASGKGLVRACHDCSEGGLAVAAAEMSFAGGLGMELNVKGVPAEGGAMRDDTILFSESPSRFVVEVSPENYEAFKRVMKAVPCGFIGKVRGDTVFIVRGSRGRPVIYTDIHRLKEAWQAPLRR, from the coding sequence ATGACACATACCAGGATAGAGATATTTCAGAAACCGGAACTGCCGGACCACGCGGGCGAAGAAATCCTCGCTGAAATTCACTCGCTGGGCATCCAGACAATAGAGCAGGTGAGGACAAAGGACATATATCTTATTGAAGGCGAGCTTTCTGATAGAGACATAGAGAAGATATGTACGGAATTGCTCGCCGACGTTGTTGTCCAGGACTACGCCTTCAATTCACACCGCCCGTCACCCGGGAAGGAAGCCGGGCACACCATTGAGGTGGTCAGAAAGCCGGGGGTTATGGACCCCGTCGAGTTTACGGCCATAAGGGGAATAAAGGACCTGGGACTTGAGGTTAAATCCCTGAAGAGGACCAGGCAGTATGGGCTCAAGGGCAGGCTGACCGGAGAGGAATTGAGTGATATAGCTGCCAGGATACTCTCGAACAGCACTATCGAGGACGTGTTCATTGATTCAAAGGAGATACCACATACCAGACCGCCCCGCGATTATGTGTTTAAGAAGATAAGCGTTCCGTTGCTCGGCGCCTCTCCTGAGGCGCTGGTTGAGATGAGTAGACAAAGACAGCTGTATCTGAGTCTTGAAGAGATGTTGTCTGTTCAGGAATATTTTAAAGAAGCCGGCAGGGAACCCACCGACATTGAACTGGAGACCATCGCGCAGACCTGGTCCGAGCACTGCATGCACAAGACCCTTCGCGGGCTGGTGGAGTATAACGGTGAAATTATAGACAATCTGCTTAAAGAGACCATAATGAAGGCCACACGTGAGCTGCGCAAGCCCTGGTGCATGAGCGTGTTTGAGGACAACGCGGGTATCATAGAGTTCAACAAGGATTATGGTGTTTGTTTTAAGGTGGAGACCCACAATCATCCGTCAGCCATAGAACCTTATGGCGGGGCAAGCACGGGTATAGGCGGGGTTATACGGGACATACTGGGCTGCGGCCTTGGTGCTAAACCCATTATGAATACGGACGTTTTTTGCTTTGGACCGCCGGACATGCCTTACGACCGGGTACCCGGAGGCGCCCTGCATCCAAGGCGTGTCTTTAAGGGCGTAGTCCGGGGTGTCAGGGATTACGGGAACCGGATGGGCATCCCTACGGCAAACGGAGCCATCTTCTTTGACGAAAGGTATGTTGGCAATCCACTGGTCTTCTGTGGCAATGTGGGTCTCATACCCAGGGAAAGGTGCGAAAAAAGGGTGCTGGCGGGCGACCTGATAGTGCTGGTAGGCGGCCGGACCGGCAGAGACGGCATACACGGCGCCACTTTCTCCTCTGTAGAGCTTACAGATGAATCCGACACCGTCTCAAGCGGTGCTGTTCAGATAGGTAACCCGATTACGGAAAAGAAGACAACCGATTTGCTGCTTGAGGCGCGAGACAGGGGTCTCTTCCGTTCCATAACCGACTGTGGCGCGGGCGGCCTGTCGTCTGCGGTAGGAGAGATGGGTAAAGACCTGGGTGCGGTCGTTGACCTTGACACGGTCCCGATTAAGTACCGGGGGCTTTCGTACTGGGAGATATGGGTCTCAGAGGCGCAGGAGAGGATGGTGCTTGCCGTACCGCCACAGAACGCCGAGAGGCTTATCAGCCTTTTTGATTCGGAAGACGTGGAAGCCACCGTGATTGGAAGCTTTTCCAGCGATATGACGCTTACACTCAGGTATGAGGGTAAGGTCGTGGGAGAACTGGATATGGAATTCCTGCACGAGGGGCTTCCTCGTGTGGTACGAAAGGCTGAGTGGACGCCGGAACGTCATCCGGAACCTGACCTGCCTGAGAAAAACGACTATACGGAAGATCTTTTAAAGATATTGTCCTCGTGGAACGTTTGCAGTAAGGAGTCTGTTATCAGAGAGTACGACCACGAGGTGCAGGGGGGGTGTGTGCTTAAACCCCTTCAGGGTGTCAGGAACGACGGGCCGGGAGACGCCACCATCGTTACGCCCATTCTGGGTTCAAATCGCGGCGTAATTGTCTCTTGCGGCATGAACCCTAAATACGGCGACATAGACCCCTACCACATGGCCGCCTGTGCGATAGACGAGGCCCTGAGACAGATAATATCTGTGGGCGGCGACCTCAAGACGACAGCCCTGCTGGACAATTTCTGCTGGGGTAATACCCAGCTGCCCGATAGACTTGGAGGGCTTGTAAGAGCGGCACAAGCCTGTTATCATATGGCCCTTTATTTCGGGACGCCGTTTATCTCAGGAAAGGACAGCTTAAACAACGAGTTCAGCGCGGGTGGTGATACTATCTGCATACCGCCGACATTACTCATATCGGCCATATCCGTAATGGAAGACGTGAGGAAGGCGGTATCTATGGACGCGAAGACGCCCGGCGACCTTATAATTATGGTTGGGCCGACGAGGGCGGAACTGGGCGGTTCCCACTATTACCACATACACGGCCATGTTGGTAACGAAGTTCCGCGTGTAGACACGCACAAGGCGAAGAATATCATGGACGCCCTTTCAAAGGCGTCCGGGAAGGGACTTGTCAGGGCGTGCCATGACTGTTCAGAGGGAGGTCTTGCGGTTGCGGCGGCGGAGATGAGCTTCGCTGGCGGGCTTGGCATGGAACTGAACGTAAAAGGGGTGCCTGCGGAGGGTGGTGCGATGAGAGATGATACCATCCTCTTTTCCGAGTCACCCTCGCGGTTCGTGGTAGAGGTGAGTCCGGAGAACTATGAGGCCTTTAAGCGTGTTATGAAGGCCGTGCCCTGCGGTTTCATAGGCAAGGTAAGGGGCGATACGGTCTTTATTGTAAGAGGTTCGCGCGGAAGGCCAGTAATCTATACCGACATACATCGTCTTAAGGAGGCGTGGCAGGCGCCGCTGAGACGGTAA
- a CDS encoding formate--tetrahydrofolate ligase has product MANKVPSDIEIAQAAKLKPIQEIAGSLGIQDDELEFYGKYKAKINLSILKRLEKKPNGKYIDVTAITPTPLGEGKTTTTVGLGMAMNRIGKKTIIAIRQPSLGPVFGIKGGAAGGGYSQIVPMEDFNLHLTGDNHAVSVSHNLLSAFIDNHLMHGNKMGIDPYSITWPRVVDISDRALRHIIIGLGGKLNGVPREAGFEICVASEVMAILALATDLKDLRQRMGRIVIGSTRDGKPVSAEDLKCAGAMTVLMKDALNPNLLQTVENTPAFVHSGPFGNIAHGNSSIVADQVALKCADYVVTESGFGADLGAEKFMNIKCRYSGLTPNAAVIVVTIRAMKMHGGVGKIVAGKPLPDELLRENVPAVEKGCENLVKMIETMKGFGVPVVVAVNAFHTDKKSEIEAVKAISREHGAEDAVESNHWAEGGAGAEELAKAVVAAAEKPSNFKFLYPLDASIEEKMETIATKVYGADGIDIMPAAKKKIKLYNGWGTEYTHMPICMAKTHLSLSHNPALLGRPNGFRVPIRDIKASVGAGFLYALLGDMRTMPGLPSKPAGENVDIDLKTGKITGLF; this is encoded by the coding sequence ATGGCAAACAAAGTCCCAAGCGACATAGAGATAGCACAGGCGGCAAAGCTTAAGCCCATTCAAGAGATAGCCGGTTCACTGGGGATACAAGATGACGAGCTGGAGTTCTACGGGAAGTATAAGGCCAAGATAAATCTGAGTATCCTGAAAAGGCTGGAAAAGAAACCCAACGGGAAGTATATAGACGTAACCGCTATAACGCCCACGCCGCTGGGCGAGGGCAAGACTACCACCACTGTCGGCCTGGGCATGGCCATGAACAGGATAGGCAAAAAGACCATAATCGCCATAAGGCAGCCTTCACTGGGACCCGTCTTTGGAATAAAAGGCGGTGCCGCCGGTGGCGGTTATTCTCAGATAGTGCCCATGGAGGATTTCAACCTCCATCTGACGGGCGATAATCACGCCGTATCCGTCTCTCACAACCTCCTCAGCGCCTTTATTGACAATCACCTGATGCACGGCAATAAGATGGGCATAGACCCGTATAGCATAACCTGGCCCAGGGTGGTTGACATAAGTGACCGCGCGCTCAGGCACATAATAATAGGCCTCGGCGGCAAGCTGAACGGCGTGCCCAGGGAGGCAGGTTTCGAGATCTGTGTCGCATCCGAGGTGATGGCCATACTGGCCCTTGCCACTGACCTCAAAGACCTGAGGCAGAGGATGGGCAGGATAGTCATCGGGAGCACCCGTGACGGAAAACCCGTTTCGGCGGAAGACCTGAAGTGCGCCGGAGCGATGACTGTGTTGATGAAGGACGCGCTTAACCCCAACCTGCTCCAGACCGTCGAGAACACGCCCGCGTTCGTACACAGCGGCCCGTTCGGCAACATCGCACACGGCAACAGTTCCATCGTGGCCGACCAGGTGGCGCTCAAGTGCGCCGATTATGTGGTGACCGAAAGCGGGTTTGGCGCCGACCTCGGCGCGGAGAAGTTTATGAACATAAAGTGCCGCTATTCGGGCCTCACGCCGAACGCCGCCGTTATCGTGGTTACCATCCGGGCGATGAAGATGCACGGCGGTGTGGGCAAGATAGTGGCCGGAAAACCCCTGCCGGACGAACTCCTCAGGGAAAACGTGCCGGCGGTCGAGAAGGGCTGCGAGAACCTTGTCAAGATGATAGAGACCATGAAGGGCTTCGGGGTGCCCGTAGTGGTGGCGGTAAACGCATTCCACACGGATAAAAAGTCGGAGATAGAGGCCGTGAAGGCGATATCGAGGGAGCACGGTGCCGAAGACGCCGTTGAGTCAAACCACTGGGCGGAGGGCGGAGCCGGCGCGGAGGAACTGGCCAAGGCAGTAGTCGCCGCCGCTGAAAAACCCTCGAATTTCAAGTTCCTCTACCCCCTGGACGCGAGCATTGAGGAGAAGATGGAGACCATCGCCACAAAGGTATACGGTGCTGACGGTATAGACATTATGCCCGCGGCGAAGAAGAAGATAAAACTGTATAACGGGTGGGGAACGGAGTATACCCATATGCCCATATGTATGGCAAAGACCCACCTGTCGCTGTCACATAATCCGGCGCTCCTTGGCAGGCCCAACGGCTTCCGCGTGCCTATCCGTGACATAAAGGCCTCCGTCGGCGCGGGCTTCCTCTACGCGCTTCTTGGCGATATGAGGACCATGCCCGGTCTCCCGTCCAAACCAGCCGGAGAGAACGTCGACATCGACCTGAAAACTGGCAAGATAACCGGCCTGTTCTAG
- the purQ gene encoding phosphoribosylformylglycinamidine synthase I — protein MSKVKALVLRAAGTNCDLETEHALKKAGAETQRVHINRILEKKDEILRDYHILVLPGGFTYGDDIAAGKILANLLRFHLEENVKEFVRDGKLILGICNGFQALVKGRLLPALDGGGAQEATLTFNDSNKFETRWIYLRACSGKSVYVEEGEVLYLPVAHAEGKFVTRDDETLERLKGSSQIIFKYVNEKGESAGYPCNPNGSVDCIAGVCDPTGRIMGMMPHPERYVEPAQHPHWQRVGLEKEPHGTQIFRNAVKYVRKNIL, from the coding sequence ATGTCAAAGGTAAAGGCCCTGGTACTTCGCGCGGCCGGAACTAACTGCGATCTGGAAACGGAGCACGCCCTTAAGAAAGCCGGGGCAGAGACCCAGCGTGTCCATATAAATAGGATCCTTGAGAAGAAGGACGAGATACTCCGCGACTACCATATATTAGTCCTGCCGGGCGGGTTTACCTACGGCGACGATATAGCAGCGGGAAAGATTTTGGCCAATCTCCTCCGGTTCCACCTGGAGGAGAACGTGAAGGAGTTTGTCCGGGACGGGAAACTTATCCTGGGCATCTGCAACGGATTTCAGGCCCTTGTGAAAGGTCGCCTGCTGCCTGCCCTGGATGGCGGCGGCGCACAGGAAGCGACCCTTACGTTTAACGATTCAAACAAGTTTGAGACCCGGTGGATATACCTCAGGGCCTGCTCCGGGAAATCGGTGTACGTAGAGGAGGGAGAGGTACTCTACCTCCCCGTTGCCCATGCGGAAGGCAAGTTTGTCACAAGGGATGATGAGACGCTTGAGAGATTGAAGGGTTCCTCTCAGATAATCTTTAAGTATGTAAATGAAAAAGGGGAGAGTGCAGGGTACCCCTGCAACCCTAACGGGTCTGTGGATTGTATAGCAGGGGTGTGTGACCCGACCGGGCGCATAATGGGGATGATGCCCCATCCGGAGCGGTACGTAGAACCCGCACAACATCCCCACTGGCAGAGAGTGGGCCTTGAGAAGGAGCCTCACGGAACGCAGATATTTAGAAACGCGGTAAAATACGTCAGAAAAAACATTCTATAA
- a CDS encoding NAD(P)H-dependent oxidoreductase subunit E has protein sequence MKKEILTKEPPIVLETLQKELASYDRKITSGDLINLLQKTQDAYGYLPREALEYMSGETAIPMARMFGVATFYTQFSFTPKGKYTVKVCTGTACHVRGSDKVLEEMERSLEVKEGETSKDLKFTLQSVACVGTCAVGPVVVVGTSVKSGGSCCDSPLGQKVALGDKFYGQVAPEKVEEILENYREA, from the coding sequence ATGAAGAAGGAGATACTAACCAAGGAACCACCGATTGTCCTGGAGACGCTCCAGAAAGAACTTGCCTCTTATGACCGCAAGATTACGTCCGGGGACCTGATAAACCTTCTGCAGAAGACGCAGGACGCTTACGGCTATCTCCCCAGAGAGGCCCTTGAGTACATGTCCGGAGAGACCGCCATCCCCATGGCGCGGATGTTCGGGGTAGCGACGTTTTACACCCAGTTCTCGTTCACACCCAAGGGTAAGTATACCGTCAAGGTCTGTACGGGTACGGCCTGTCACGTCCGGGGTTCTGACAAGGTTTTGGAGGAAATGGAGCGCAGCCTCGAAGTAAAGGAAGGTGAAACCAGCAAAGACTTGAAATTCACCTTGCAGTCTGTTGCCTGCGTCGGCACCTGTGCCGTGGGGCCGGTGGTGGTAGTGGGTACCAGCGTCAAAAGCGGAGGGTCATGTTGTGATTCGCCGCTTGGACAAAAGGTGGCGCTCGGCGATAAGTTCTACGGGCAGGTTGCACCTGAAAAGGTGGAAGAGATACTGGAGAACTACAGAGAGGCGTAG
- a CDS encoding SLBB domain-containing protein — MERLDSIEALQQLRDRLKKEEEADKRPTVVVCGGTGCETFGGHALFSAFEDLVEKRQLHDRVRVKKTGCQGLCERGPLVNVWPNNIFYQKVKEQDATRILEETVLEGGVIQKLLYTDPDTGQKVVYQQDIPFYKKQVRIVLKLNGVVDPTNIEDYILLGGYASLAKALTKCSPDEVIKEITDSGLKGRGGAGFSTGTKWGFVRNAPGDKKYIICNGDEGDPGAFMDRSVLEGNPHSVIEGMLIAAHAIGAQEGFFYVRAEYPLAVNNIGIAIQQANELGLLGKNILGSELSVDLKIKKGAGAFVCGEETALIASIEGKRGMPRTRPPFPAVSGLWGRPTCINNVETLANIPAIIENGAQWFSGIGTEGSKGTKIFAMAGNVRNTGLVEVPMGTTLREIIFDIGGGIARKRGFKAAQIGGPSGGCIPMEHLDTPIDYGSLQKVGAIMGSGGLIVMDEKMSMPGMARYFMNFIQDESCGKCVPCRVGTRRMLEILNRINDGNGRDGDVELLEELGTQVKDTSLCGLGQTGPNPVLATIRYFRHEYDALIKGEDLEKAEKAPVVSKE; from the coding sequence ATGGAAAGACTTGATTCCATAGAAGCACTCCAACAATTAAGGGACAGACTCAAGAAGGAAGAAGAAGCCGACAAGAGGCCCACGGTGGTAGTCTGCGGCGGGACGGGTTGTGAAACCTTCGGCGGTCACGCCCTCTTTAGCGCCTTCGAAGACCTGGTCGAGAAGCGCCAGCTCCACGACAGGGTCAGGGTGAAAAAGACAGGATGTCAGGGCCTCTGCGAGAGGGGTCCTCTGGTTAATGTCTGGCCTAACAACATATTCTACCAGAAGGTAAAGGAGCAGGACGCCACCCGGATACTTGAAGAGACGGTCCTTGAGGGTGGTGTTATTCAGAAACTACTTTATACCGACCCCGACACAGGCCAGAAGGTCGTATATCAACAAGACATACCTTTCTACAAGAAGCAGGTACGGATAGTATTGAAACTTAACGGCGTTGTCGACCCCACGAATATTGAGGACTACATCCTCTTAGGCGGCTACGCCTCATTGGCAAAGGCGCTGACAAAGTGTTCGCCGGATGAAGTGATTAAAGAGATAACGGATTCCGGCCTCAAGGGCAGGGGCGGTGCCGGGTTCAGTACCGGAACGAAATGGGGATTCGTCCGAAACGCCCCCGGAGACAAGAAGTATATTATATGCAACGGTGACGAGGGTGACCCCGGGGCCTTCATGGACAGGTCTGTACTGGAAGGCAATCCGCATTCCGTAATCGAGGGGATGCTGATAGCGGCCCACGCCATCGGCGCGCAGGAGGGCTTCTTCTACGTACGCGCCGAGTATCCACTCGCGGTTAACAACATTGGAATAGCCATACAACAGGCCAATGAGCTGGGCCTGCTGGGCAAGAATATACTTGGCTCAGAGCTGAGCGTCGACTTAAAGATAAAGAAAGGCGCCGGTGCGTTTGTCTGTGGTGAGGAAACGGCACTGATAGCCTCTATAGAGGGCAAGAGAGGCATGCCTCGCACGCGCCCGCCCTTCCCGGCGGTCTCGGGGCTGTGGGGAAGGCCCACCTGCATAAACAACGTGGAGACGCTTGCCAACATCCCTGCAATAATTGAAAACGGTGCGCAATGGTTTAGCGGCATCGGGACGGAAGGCAGCAAAGGTACGAAGATATTTGCCATGGCGGGTAACGTGAGAAACACAGGTTTGGTGGAGGTCCCCATGGGCACCACCTTGAGGGAGATTATCTTTGACATAGGCGGCGGCATCGCCCGCAAGAGGGGTTTCAAGGCCGCGCAGATTGGCGGTCCGTCGGGCGGATGTATACCCATGGAGCATCTGGACACACCGATTGATTACGGTTCCCTTCAAAAGGTGGGGGCCATAATGGGCTCAGGGGGCCTGATTGTCATGGATGAAAAGATGTCCATGCCGGGGATGGCCAGATATTTTATGAATTTCATACAGGACGAGTCCTGCGGAAAATGTGTACCCTGCAGAGTGGGCACCAGAAGGATGCTGGAAATCCTTAACCGTATTAACGATGGAAACGGAAGGGATGGAGACGTGGAGTTACTGGAAGAACTCGGTACTCAGGTAAAAGACACGTCCCTGTGCGGTCTGGGACAGACCGGCCCGAACCCCGTCCTGGCGACGATAAGGTATTTCAGGCATGAGTATGACGCCTTGATTAAGGGTGAGGATCTTGAGAAGGCCGAAAAAGCGCCGGTAGTCTCAAAGGAATAG